The following is a genomic window from Streptomyces sp. BHT-5-2.
CCCGGAATCGAGCAAAAACACCGAGGGATCGTTTCATCATTACCCAATATGGGCGAAACAGAGCATGATCCGCACTGAGGGAGGGGAGTCATCACTCAGGTCGATCTCGGCCTGACGAAAAACGGAAAGGGTGCGCTATGGATGAGCGAAGCACTTATGATTTTGAACGTCGGTTCACAAATGCATACGTGTCGGGAGATACGAAATCTGCAAACGGCGAGACCCTCGCTGGAACTATTTGGCTTTGCCCCTCCAGGCGAGCCGAATTCCGCCTGAATGAGGGTGGATCGAGGAGTAAGTTCTGGGGATACTACTATTTCCTGGCCAACGATTTGGTTCACGTGTTCACGACCGAAGGTCAGGGTGAGACTGATCCCGGCATGGGCATGGAAACCGGTAGCACAGTGGCACTAAAGGTCTGTGAGAAGCAATATCGGCTGGGCATCCGGCAGGGCCGGTCGAAGGATGACTCGTTTAAGGTAGCCGAAGAGATCCTTAAGAAGGATGGGGTCTCCATTCCCGGCTGCTCCTGCTCGCTCGTCGCCAGCTTTGACGCCAATGACGAAGCCGATTCCTTGACAACGAAGGAGAAATTCTTCAATTTTCCACCGGGGACAGTATTCAGTCGTGTAACGGCGGAAGAAGCGGCCGCCGACGCGGAGGCATATGAAACGTACCCAACCACCGAACTCGGCGATAACGCAGCCCCCGACTAGAAGTCTCAGGCGATCCCGGGGTACCACTATCGGTGCTGCCATAAAGGCAGGATCCGCCGGAGACAGGCCACTCGCATCTCGGCCCCTCATGCCAGAAGCCGCCCCCTCACAGGGAGCGGCTTCTCGCTGTCTGGCTGGGTCAGTGGGCCTTGGCGTATGCCTCGCGAACTTCGGCCGGCACCCTGCCGCGGTTGCTGACCTGATGTTCCTGGGTCAGGCCGCGGTGCCCCATTCCACAGCCGCGCGGACAATGCCCTTAGTCGGCTTACTCTCGTCGAAGGTGTTGTCGGCCTTCTTGGCGTCCAGCTCCGGGTATCGCACGATCTTGCCGCCGTACAGGTGGAGAGTGTCGATGTAGTCGGCGCGGAACTTCTCTGACTGGCCCTCACGGAAGCCCGTGAACTGGCTCGCGTAGGTGGCGAACTCCTTGTGTCCGGCCACGATGTCCACGCCCTTCGGCATGGCCGTGGTGGACAACACCGTGAAGCCAGCAAGCTTGGCAACGACGCCGTGTGCAGTCACTCCGCCTTCGCCGTACGCGGCGGCGTTGGCAACTGCCGGATGCTCGATGAGGTACCGCTTCACACGGGGCGAGACGACCACGTACCGGCCTGCGGGAATGTCGTTGTCGTCCAGAGCCAGCATCATGTCCAGGATGGCGCTGTAGAGCGCCTGCGGGGTGTTCTCCGGCGTTGCCTTGACCGTGGGCAGAGCCGTGGCGCCCTTGGCGATCACGTCACCCATGAACGTGTCGGCCTCGCGGGCAAGGGACCGGATCATCTGCTGATTGATCGGCGAGTCGAGGCCGCTGGCAAGCTGGACACGCTCCGCGTCCTCCACGAGCACCTGAAGGTACTTCGCTTCGGTGATCGGGAGCTTCTGGTCTACGGTCTCCGGCCGCTGGGCCGTCATGCCATCCGGGAGCTTGTAATCCCCAACCGAGGGCCGCAGAAGGCTGTTGATGTGGACAACATCGCCCTTCTTCCGGATATCACCCTCGTACTTGTTATTCGAGACGATCGGGGAAGCCCATACCAGCAGCGGGTCAAACTGGGTCAGCAGGTTGGCATTCCAGATCTCCGGGACGAAGGTGTGGGTGGCAGGGTTCTGGTAGGCAAAAGTCATACGGGTACTCCTGGTTAGCGCTTACGAGCGTCGAGAGAGACTGAACTGCGGGCGCCTATGCCGTTGTAGTGGCCCATGCCCATGAGTTGCGGGAACTTCGGCTCCGGCTCGGCCTGAAAGGGCTTGAGTGCCAGCGCGATAGCGTCTGCGGCGGGCTCGCCGTCCTCCCCGAGGAGCCTGGAGAGGTCGAGAAGGTCAATGAACCCGTCGGGAAAATCCACACCGGCCTTGGCAGCCTCGGCCCTCAGTTCGGCCTTGGCCAGCCTCCCCGCATACTCCTGCTGGATCTCAGCCCGGATCGCCTCGGCAGGGTCGGGAATATTGGCGGGTTCAGGCTCGGCCGGCTGGGCCTCGAAATCCTCGACCGCATCGAGAGTGGCCGGGTTCTCCGGAGTCTCGGAAATCTGTGCTGCGTCGCTCATGGGCGACACCTCCTCAAGATCTAATCAAGCTAGGAAGTAGAGTCAGATTGGGCCGCCTTGAGATCGGCCCTCTACCTCACAAGAGGACAACGTAAGAGAAACACTGCCCCCCTTACCCCCCACTGTGAACGAGATCAGTAGGAAGTAAGGGAGGTCAGCATTTTCTCTCCGTTGTCCCCCTCACAGGGAGGTATCCGCAGAGCCTCATGACGACTTAGGAACTGCCCGGCCGCTAGGCCGTGCCAGAGGCACACCGCCGAGTGTGCATGGCTCCAGAGAGAACGCCTCTCCACAGACTCTGAATAAATGCTTCAGAGAGCTTGAGGGACGTTCAGCGTCTCCCACACATCCCGGGACTGCTGGTACTGGTCGGAGCTCTTGCCGCCGATCGTCGGAGTCTTCAGCCAGGCCGCTACGGCTGGCTTCTCGCCGTCCGGCCGGTAGGACATGTTTCGGTGAACGCCGACGTATATTCCCTTGCGCCTGAGGCGTTGCGTGTGGCTCTTGGCTGCCCTCTTGTGAGGGTTGCAGTACTTGCGGGGGTTGCCCCTGCCTCGGGCCGCCTGCGGGGCGTACAGCGGCTCTTGGCAGGAACTCCATCGGCACGTCTCGGGCGGGAAGTTCCGACGCTCCATCGTGAAACCGGAGCCGAAGGCCGCCGAATCGTCTACCGCATCGAGGAGTTGCACGACGGGTTCCGCCGCCTCCAGCCCCGGGCGCTCCCGCATCATGCTTTCCACCGCATGACGCCGTGCCTCCGGAGCGAATTCGGGTAGCGAAGCGCACAGCGATGCCACCATCAAAGGAACCATTCCGGTATACGCCGCCGCTATCCGCTCGAACTCCGTTTCCGGCCGCTGGGTCCACGCCCCTGGCCAGTCGTCCCTCGTTTCGTCGCCAGCCGCCTCCAGAAGGGCGTCCGCCTTCCGCTCTAGCCTGCCCCGACGCTTCTCGTCAGACGGCGGGATGACCTCGTTCACGTAATCCTCTGGCGCAGCGCTCACATAGCCCTCTCAGGAAATGAAAAAGCCCCCGGTTGCCTCGGGGGCGTCATTAAAAGTGCTGTTCAGTTCTGGCGGTCTAGCCACTTCTCTAGGTCGGCCGGGCGGCATCGGAGCGACTGGCCGACCTTCCGGAACGGGATCGTCTGCCTTTTCCAGTTGTCGTACACCCACGACTTCGGGACGCTCAGGTAGTCAGCAACATCGCCAACGGTCATCAGCTTGGTCAAAAATTCCTCCGAGAAAAAGAAAACCCCCGATGACCTCGGGGGCGTAGTCATTTGGGCGCGGAGGAATGGGGCTACCCAGCCTCTCCCGCCTCCGGCATGGAGTCGAGCACGGACCTGGCCTTGGCGGTCAACTCCCCGCCGGCCTTCCCGGCAAGGGAGCTCAAGTACCCATCTCTGCGGGCCTTCTTGAGGTGATCCCGCACGGTCTCCGGCCGACGCTCGATCAACTGCGCCAGCCAATCAACGGGACGGGTCGCGCCGATATTCGCCATCTGGACGTACACGGTCGAGAGCACAACCAGGTAAGGCGCTGAGACGCCTTGGAGGGCGAGTAGCTGCCCGGCCCCCTTGCCCGCTTCCTCAATCGCCTGGCTGATCCCCCGCGCCTCCTCTTCGATGCTCGGAGCGTGCTCCTGCATCGCGCGGACTGCTTCCGCGAGATCGAGCCTGCGGAGCACCGTCGTGGAGATCCCGCGTGCCACGTCGCGGGCGGGGGCGTTCTCCGCCTGCTCGATGGTGATGCGCTGTGGGCCACCTGTCACCACGCCGCTCGGCCACCACATGCGGATGTCCCACGCACCTTGGTGCTGGGTGATCTCGAACCCGTCCTCATCTGCCATGCAAGGAAGGTACCACGGATGGTGGTCCACCATCAGTTGACAACCATAGGTGGACACGCCAAGACTGGCCGCAAGAGGGGCTGACAGGGCCCCGATCACGGCAGGGACTATCGCTGGTGGCAAGGGCATGGATAGCGCGCTCCACGGACGACCCGAAGAAGTGGACAACCTTCTGGTACGACCCGGACGGCAAACAGCGGCAGAAGTCGTTCGAGACCAAGAAGCGCGCCGACGACCACCGGAAGCGGAAGGAGCAGGAACTAGACGCCGGGACCTACCTGGACGACAGGCTGGGAAAACAGCCCGTGACGGCGGTTTGGGAGCAGTGGACGAATCAAAGGAAGTTGGAGAACAGCACCAAGAAGCAGTACCGCTCGATCCAGAACACGACCCTGGAACCGTTCTTCAAGGCCCGCTCCATCGTGTCCCTAAAAGTGGCGGACATTGAGCAGTGGCTCTTGTGGATGGAAACGGACCGCAAGCTGTCAGCCCGGACGCGACGGCAACGGTTCTCGTTCTTCTCCGGAATGATGGACTGGGCCGTCGTCAACGAGATCATCGGGCGCAACCCGTGCAAGAAGATCAAGCACGCCGGAAGCCGCGCCAAGGAGATCCGCGAGCACAAGAGCAAGGCCCGGCGCCTCACCACGCGGGAAGTCCTGGCCATGCTCGACGGCGCTCCGGCGCGGTACCGAGCAATGCTGTGGCTGATGGCCGGGTGCGGGCTCCGGCTGGGGGAAGCCATGGCCGTCTCACGGGATCAGATCGACTTCAAGGCCGAAATTCTGCGCGTCGACTTCCAGATCGCGGAGGACGGCGAAACAGAGTCCGGCAAGAACAGCGCGCTACAGCGGCGGCACATCAAGGCCCGTGACGAGGAGGAACCGGGTCGAGTGGTGCCCTTGCCGCCCAACGTGGCGTTCGAGCTGCGCAGGCACATCAAGAACCACGGCGTATGGGGGCCTGAGCGTCTGCTGTTCCCGAACGTGACCCGCACCGGGTACCTGTACGCGTCGTACTTCTACCGGCAGATCTGGCTCGTGGCCTTGACCAAGGAAGAGGTGGCGTACTGCAAGCCGCACTCCATGCGGCACTACTACGGATCGCGACTTCTGT
Proteins encoded in this region:
- a CDS encoding helix-turn-helix domain-containing protein, encoding MTTPPRSSGVFFFSEEFLTKLMTVGDVADYLSVPKSWVYDNWKRQTIPFRKVGQSLRCRPADLEKWLDRQN
- a CDS encoding site-specific integrase, which translates into the protein MARAWIARSTDDPKKWTTFWYDPDGKQRQKSFETKKRADDHRKRKEQELDAGTYLDDRLGKQPVTAVWEQWTNQRKLENSTKKQYRSIQNTTLEPFFKARSIVSLKVADIEQWLLWMETDRKLSARTRRQRFSFFSGMMDWAVVNEIIGRNPCKKIKHAGSRAKEIREHKSKARRLTTREVLAMLDGAPARYRAMLWLMAGCGLRLGEAMAVSRDQIDFKAEILRVDFQIAEDGETESGKNSALQRRHIKARDEEEPGRVVPLPPNVAFELRRHIKNHGVWGPERLLFPNVTRTGYLYASYFYRQIWLVALTKEEVAYCKPHSMRHYYGSRLLYAGVPENDVADWMGHSSTDVLREHYHYIFEGAEQRGRAAIATMLTPGADDPTEGQAEVA